One Elusimicrobiota bacterium DNA window includes the following coding sequences:
- a CDS encoding glycosyltransferase family 39 protein yields the protein MLGLLTLSQSKQFYLYHPEEYAKIYLVGRLLVSAMGVLTVYFVYLIGKKFYSERVGLLAGAFLSIVPLNVVCSHYMEPGVAVTFWLTLTMFFSLSIIHTGKQKWYILAGISLGLAIGSKYTALPFGLIVLLAHLLRRDKIINKNIFLFFLMTVVFFIMGVPYSVLDLPTFKYNMSVFFNAATKGVGSLKINWFYPIINLLYHTIGPFILVLAIGGVVFALLKREKADLLLLVWILLYYYIQAQAGFKIARYQNEYLPFLILLAARFIFYLKDSIKKYVVNIIILLSISITSIYTLSYTNMMIKLSTQDIASLWIKNNISRGSKIGVIRKPYYYSPPVINMKYFALSRYSDNPEYNKPDYKIVNLEYNPVKLNMEKPDYIVTSEFEYLDNLPAGPDAKVFIEEIFSSGKYIEIKRFESAPQFLIFSFKKKDSFPVDWKFPCPTILILERTKKEKVCP from the coding sequence TTGCTGGGACTGCTTACTTTAAGTCAATCTAAACAGTTTTATCTCTACCATCCTGAGGAATATGCAAAAATATATCTAGTAGGTAGACTTTTGGTATCTGCTATGGGAGTGTTGACGGTTTATTTTGTTTATCTTATTGGAAAAAAATTTTACTCTGAAAGAGTAGGACTTCTAGCAGGGGCATTCCTTAGCATCGTTCCTCTGAATGTTGTCTGCTCACATTACATGGAACCGGGAGTAGCCGTAACATTCTGGCTTACACTTACGATGTTTTTCAGTTTATCCATTATCCACACCGGTAAGCAAAAATGGTACATACTGGCAGGTATCTCTTTAGGGTTGGCAATCGGTTCAAAATACACCGCCCTTCCTTTCGGATTGATAGTATTGCTTGCACATTTATTAAGACGGGACAAAATTATAAATAAAAACATTTTTTTATTTTTCCTAATGACCGTAGTCTTTTTCATAATGGGAGTGCCCTATTCCGTCTTGGATTTGCCAACATTTAAGTATAACATGTCTGTATTCTTTAATGCTGCAACAAAAGGTGTTGGGAGTCTGAAAATTAACTGGTTTTATCCTATAATAAACCTTCTTTATCATACTATAGGTCCATTTATTTTGGTACTTGCAATCGGGGGCGTTGTATTCGCCTTGTTAAAAAGAGAAAAAGCCGATCTGTTGCTTTTGGTCTGGATACTATTATACTATTATATTCAGGCACAGGCCGGATTTAAGATTGCAAGGTATCAAAATGAATATTTGCCTTTTTTAATATTACTGGCTGCCAGGTTTATTTTTTATCTGAAAGATTCTATTAAAAAATATGTTGTTAACATTATAATACTTTTATCCATATCTATAACCTCAATATATACTTTATCATATACAAATATGATGATAAAACTGTCAACACAGGATATCGCTTCGTTGTGGATAAAAAATAACATTTCACGGGGAAGTAAAATTGGGGTAATTAGAAAGCCATATTATTATTCTCCACCTGTTATAAATATGAAATATTTCGCTTTGAGCAGATACTCCGATAATCCTGAATACAATAAACCCGATTACAAAATCGTTAATCTGGAATATAATCCCGTTAAACTGAATATGGAAAAACCTGACTACATAGTTACTTCCGAATTTGAGTATCTGGACAACCTACCCGCGGGACCGGATGCTAAAGTCTTTATTGAGGAAATTTTTTCTTCTGGTAAATATATTGAAATCAAACGTTTTGAATCAGCACCGCAGTTTTTAATATTTTCATTTAAGAAAAAAGATTCATTTCCTGTAGATTGGAAATTTCCCTGTCCTACAATATTAATACTAGAAAGAACAAAAAAGGAGAAAGTATGCCCATAA
- a CDS encoding FAD-dependent oxidoreductase: MKVLILGAGITGLSCALKLAENGIDIEILEEKLYVGGLAASVKIDGNTFDYGPHAYHSNTPEVLSQLKKLADNNFVELKKNVRIKFQGKYYKYPLEATDIIFKLNPLLAAKCLFDYLFVNIKNSFIKSKINSTEDWLVSRFGRTLYNIYFGPYTQKVWGLKPSQMSSLFAQHRIPHTSLITVAIKSFLTGTKKLTGKEHKYSPLVIDFFYPKDGAGSIPKRMAKKIFEHNGNIYLNSKIIAVNWENNKIKSVTYKSNKGIIELKSDYFVSTIPITDLLSMFNPPVNHEIISIANETHYRAIVVVCLLINKPKVFDAEWIYFTNKIFNRLSDIKNCGATNAVKEGKTGLMAEITCDVGDNIWNADKEFLCQKVIKELEEEGFINRADVLKYDILKVRNGYPIYNIDYEVRMDKITKYIENFDNLLISGRQGLFKYVDMDVAMEMGIITAEHILNKKSKNEISWIPFEKKNYA, translated from the coding sequence ATGAAAGTACTAATATTAGGTGCAGGTATAACAGGACTAAGTTGTGCGTTGAAATTAGCAGAAAACGGTATTGATATTGAAATCCTGGAAGAAAAACTTTATGTTGGCGGTCTCGCAGCCAGCGTAAAAATTGATGGCAACACATTTGATTATGGTCCTCATGCATATCATTCTAATACGCCTGAAGTATTATCTCAACTTAAAAAATTAGCTGATAATAATTTTGTTGAGCTGAAAAAAAATGTCAGAATCAAATTCCAGGGTAAATATTACAAATACCCTTTAGAAGCAACGGATATTATCTTCAAATTAAATCCTTTACTCGCTGCAAAATGTTTGTTTGATTATCTATTTGTTAATATAAAAAATAGTTTTATCAAAAGTAAAATAAATTCAACTGAAGATTGGCTTGTAAGTAGATTTGGGCGAACATTATATAACATTTACTTTGGACCTTATACTCAAAAGGTATGGGGGCTTAAACCCTCTCAGATGTCTTCCTTGTTTGCACAGCATAGAATTCCCCATACAAGTCTTATCACAGTTGCTATAAAATCTTTCTTAACTGGCACAAAAAAACTAACAGGTAAAGAACATAAATATTCTCCACTTGTAATAGATTTTTTTTACCCAAAAGACGGAGCTGGGTCTATTCCAAAACGAATGGCCAAGAAAATTTTTGAACATAACGGAAATATATATCTAAATTCAAAAATAATCGCGGTAAATTGGGAAAATAATAAAATAAAATCTGTAACCTATAAATCAAACAAAGGTATTATAGAGTTAAAAAGTGATTACTTCGTATCTACTATCCCAATAACCGATTTATTATCTATGTTTAACCCTCCTGTTAACCATGAAATAATATCTATAGCTAATGAGACGCATTACAGGGCAATTGTTGTTGTATGTTTATTAATTAATAAACCAAAAGTCTTTGATGCAGAATGGATATATTTTACAAATAAAATCTTCAATCGTCTTTCAGATATCAAAAATTGCGGTGCAACAAATGCAGTCAAAGAAGGTAAAACAGGATTAATGGCGGAAATTACTTGTGATGTTGGTGATAATATATGGAATGCCGATAAAGAGTTTCTTTGTCAAAAAGTAATTAAAGAACTGGAGGAAGAGGGTTTTATAAACAGAGCTGACGTGCTAAAATATGATATTCTTAAAGTAAGAAATGGTTATCCAATTTATAACATAGATTATGAAGTAAGAATGGATAAAATAACAAAATATATTGAAAATTTTGATAATCTGCTAATAAGTGGTAGACAAGGTTTATTTAAATATGTTGACATGGATGTAGCAATGGAAATGGGAATTATAACAGCTGAGCACATTTTAAACAAAAAATCTAAAAATGAGATAAGTTGGATTCCTTTTGAGAAAAAAAATTATGCCTGA
- a CDS encoding NAD-dependent epimerase/dehydratase family protein: protein MPIKGKKIFITGGLGFIGSSLCQKLVNYNKLIIYDNGRRNALKYTKLLSHPNITIINGDILDKPFLKKNMLEHNPNIVIHLAAMAGVSDYFRYPLKTMEVNMIGTYNILESVKDLKLEKFINFSTSEVYGPFIFRAKENEPTTQGEVKMSRWTYSVSKLAAEHLCFAYYKQYKLPIVSLRPFNIYGPGQVGEGAVQIFVPLAIKNKEISITGDGNQIRAWCYIADMIDGIILCLQSKKTIGEVFNIGNPRGTITILGLAEKIIKLTNSKSKIKFIPHPNIDIDLRVPNIKKSEEILGFYPKVELDEGLSQSIEWYKKIDLSEKNI from the coding sequence ATGCCCATAAAAGGTAAGAAGATTTTCATTACAGGTGGGTTGGGATTTATTGGCAGTTCATTATGTCAAAAACTTGTTAATTATAACAAGTTAATAATTTATGACAATGGTAGACGAAATGCACTCAAATATACAAAGTTACTATCACATCCGAACATTACAATCATAAATGGAGATATTTTAGACAAACCTTTTCTTAAAAAAAATATGCTTGAACACAACCCTAATATTGTAATTCATTTAGCAGCAATGGCAGGTGTTTCAGATTATTTTCGTTATCCATTAAAAACAATGGAAGTAAATATGATTGGTACATATAATATTCTGGAATCGGTAAAGGATTTAAAACTTGAAAAATTTATAAATTTCTCAACAAGCGAGGTTTATGGTCCTTTCATATTCAGGGCGAAAGAAAATGAGCCAACAACACAAGGTGAAGTGAAAATGTCGCGATGGACATATTCTGTAAGTAAACTTGCCGCCGAACATCTCTGTTTTGCTTACTATAAGCAATATAAATTACCCATAGTATCCTTAAGACCATTTAACATTTACGGTCCTGGTCAGGTTGGTGAAGGTGCGGTTCAGATATTTGTTCCTCTTGCTATAAAAAATAAGGAAATTTCGATCACTGGCGATGGAAATCAAATTAGAGCCTGGTGTTATATAGCCGATATGATTGATGGAATAATTTTATGTTTGCAAAGTAAAAAAACTATTGGAGAAGTTTTCAATATTGGAAATCCTAGAGGAACTATTACTATTTTGGGACTGGCAGAAAAAATTATAAAGTTAACAAATTCAAAATCAAAAATAAAATTTATTCCTCATCCCAATATAGATATTGATCTGCGCGTCCCAAATATAAAGAAATCTGAGGAGATTTTAGGCTTTTATCCAAAGGTTGAACTTGATGAGGGATTATCTCAATCTATTGAATGGTATAAGAAAATAGACCTATCTGAAAAAAATATATGA